The following are encoded in a window of Manihot esculenta cultivar AM560-2 chromosome 8, M.esculenta_v8, whole genome shotgun sequence genomic DNA:
- the LOC110620559 gene encoding PAN domain-containing protein At5g03700, with amino-acid sequence MSVFTESLSFCIISPLSSEMGKRINSVNRLRATHLLFIVFVIFTSRWSYVVAVATQELLVGFKATPSPSVSSFQSLLNDSTGNFSLGFLRVNRVQLSISVIHLPSLQSLWQVNPTSLARWSDHTQLFFNGSLVISDPHSGLFWSTGTRGDKVVLLNNSNLQIQKLEGSPSSVLWQSFDFPTDTLVEKQNLTSNMSLVSSNGLYSLRLGDTFMALYVKFEEKMQQMYWKHKALEARAVIIEGQGPILARVESSGYLGMFQTGNSPVDVQAFNSYQQPFNRFLLVRLESDGNLKGYFLDGSTWVLDYQAISDMCDLPSPCGSYGLCKSGSGCSCLDNRTEFSSGECLAVQSGDLCSDGEAKTQNDFRVLRRQGVELPFKELMGYKTVSSLQQCEGLCESNCSCWGAVYNNASGFCYLVDYPIRTLLSVGDESKAGYFKVREGTGKKMKVGVWILSGAIAVMIGAIGFMSCRFWKRRGVKRILVEEDGISPGPYKDLGSASFRSIEMGTV; translated from the coding sequence ATGTCTGTTTTCACAGAGTCTCTTTCTTTCTGCATTATCTCTCCACTCTCTTCCGAGATGGGAAAGCGCATCAACTCAGTGAATCGATTACGTGCAACTCACCTCCTGTTTATAGTCTTTGTTATCTTCACGTCCCGATGGTCGTACGTTGTTGCTGTTGCCACTCAAGAGCTTCTTGTCGGTTTCAAAGCCACACCAAGCCCATCTGTCTCCTCGTTTCAATCTCTTTTGAATGACTCTACAGGAAATTTCTCTCTGGGTTTTCTCCGAGTCAACAGAGTGCAACTTTCCATCTCGGTTATTCACCTTCCTTCTCTGCAATCACTCTGGCAAGTTAATCCAACAAGCTTGGCTCGCTGGTCAGACCATACTCAGCTCTTCTTCAATGGGAGTCTTGTTATTTCTGATCCCCACTCGGGGTTATTCTGGTCAACTGGAACCCGAGGTGACAAAGTTGTTCTTCTCAACAATTCGAACCTGCAAATACAGAAGCTCGAAGGCTCTCCCAGCTCGGTACTCTGGCAAAGTTTCGATTTTCCCACAGATACCCTCGTTGAGAAGCAAAATTTAACTTCTAACATGTCCCTCGTTTCATCAAATGGGCTTTACTCTCTGCGCTTAGGAGACACGTTCATGGCTTTATATGTTAAGTTCGAAGAAAAAATGCAGCAAATGTATTGGAAACACAAGGCGCTGGAAGCCAGAGCAGTTATAATTGAAGGACAAGGCCCGATTCTCGCACGGGTCGAATCGAGTGGGTACTTGGGTATGTTCCAAACAGGAAACTCTCCGGTAGACGTTCAAGCTTTTAACAGCTACCAGCAACCCTTTAACCGATTCCTCTTAGTCCGGCTAGAATCGGACGGAAACCTAAAAGGATACTTTTTGGATGGCTCCACCTGGGTATTGGATTATCAGGCGATTTCTGACATGTGCGATCTGCCTAGTCCCTGCGGTTCCTACGGTTTATGCAAATCCGGATCGGGTTGTTCCTGCTTAGATAATCGCACGGAGTTTAGTTCTGGTGAGTGTCTTGCGGTTCAGTCCGGTGACCTTTGCAGCGACGGAGAAGCTAAAACCCAAAACGACTTCCGAGTTTTGAGAAGGCAAGGGGTGGAGTTACCGTTTAAAGAATTAATGGGGTACAAAACGGTGTCGTCTTTGCAACAATGCGAGGGGTTATGTGAAAGTAACTGTAGTTGTTGGGGTGCGGTTTACAATAATGCATCCGGGTTTTGTTACTTGGTGGATTACCCGATCCGGACACTATTGAGCGTAGGCGATGAGAGCAAGGCAGGATATTTTAAGGTGAGGGAAGGAACAGGGAAGAAAATGAAGGTGGGTGTTTGGATCTTGAGTGGGGCCATCGCTGTTATGATTGGAGCAATTGGGTTTATGAGTTGCAGGTTTTGGAAGAGGAGAGGGGTGAAACGGATCTTGGTGGAGGAGGATGGTATATCACCCGGGCCGTATAAAGATCTCGGGTCGGCTAGCTTCCGGTCCATTGAAATGGGTACTGTGTAG
- the LOC110620901 gene encoding uncharacterized protein LOC110620901, giving the protein MDKWTEVCNALSQESDSDSLIQLFAFLLWQIWKDRNAFTFNHMSKPAEEFVSLAIRSRDDFREATSNHPLPSHQSEMDQQLLVHQSQLSWQPPPLGFIKLNFDAAWDKNSNSGATAVIARDPSGSVIDWCCRSWVSISDPLQLESIACREALLFAKSRGFSCSIIEGDSLTTVQACKGNPAPLSIQDIISDSLDIAKSFQSISFSWVRRAHNQASHLLCKKFITDSSFRVNPLYQMNFVFSLPLDGF; this is encoded by the coding sequence ATGGACAAATGGACAGAAGTTTGTAATGCTCTTTCCCAGGAATCAGACTCAGATAGTCTAATACAACTTTTTGCCTTCCTTCTTTGGCAAATATGGAAAGATAGGAATGCTTTCACATTCAATCATATGTCTAAACCGGCTGAAGAGTTTGTTAGCTTGGCAATCAGAAGTCGAGATGATTTTAGAGAAGCCACCTCCAACCATCCTCTCCCCTCGCATCAATCAGAAATGGATCAACAGCTGttagttcatcaatctcaactCTCTTGGCAACCCCCTCCTCTCGGTTTCATAAAGCTTAACTTCGATGCAGCTTGGGACAAGAATTCGAATTCAGGAGCCACTGCCGTTATTGCTCGTGATCCTTCTGGAAGTGTTATTGACTGGTGCTGTCGTTCGTGGGTCTCTATCTCAGACCCCTTACAATTAGAGAGTATTGCTTGTCGAGAAGCACTTCTTTTTGCCAAAAGCAGAGGATTCTCTTGCTCTATTATAGAAGGAGATTCTCTTACCACAGTTCAAGCCTGTAAGGGTAATCCAGCTCCCCTTAGTATTCAAGATATTATCTCTGACTCGTTAGATATCGCTAAATCCTTTCAGTCTATCTCTTTTTCTTGGGTACGTCGGGCTCACAATCAGGCTTCACATCTCCTTTGCAAAAAGTTCATCACAGATAGTTCGTTCAGAGTTAATCCCCTGTATCAGATGAACTTTGTATTCTCCTTGCCACTTGATGGCTTTTAG